A single region of the Brachypodium distachyon strain Bd21 chromosome 3, Brachypodium_distachyon_v3.0, whole genome shotgun sequence genome encodes:
- the LOC112272060 gene encoding gibberellin-regulated protein 12-like encodes MARLACSLSISFLILLVFVPEVSGSTNVVSYRPAGTEGSVPLQECPSKCEFRCSTTSHKKPCLFFCNYCCQKCLCVPSGTVGNKEECPCYNNMKTQEGKPKCP; translated from the exons atggcTCGTCTTGCATGCTCTCTCTCCATTTCTTTCTTGATCTTATTAGTATTCGtg CCTGAGGTCTCCGGGAGCACGAATGTAGTATCATACCGACCC GCTGGCACAGAAGGTTCTGTCCCTCTACAAG AATGCCCATCGAAATGCGAGTTCCGGTGCTCGACAACATCACACAAGAAGCCGTGCCTCTTCTTCTGCAACTACTGCTGCCAGAAGTGCCTGTGTGTTCCATCCGGCACCGTCGGCAACAAGGAAGAATGCCCGTGCTACAACAACATGAAAACCCAGGAAGGCAAACCCAAGTGCCCTTGA
- the LOC100846523 gene encoding barley B recombinant-like protein A, whose amino-acid sequence MDDDGSLGMRNWGFFDPPTRNNLGLQLMSSMPADRRDTKQLLSTGPYVHQHHHVHPHAPQHTHHHPHPHPHPRDGCGGVSSGAPGDSTYIPVNFVRNEAWLHQAHHPREPKILHAITAGHSGHVVHAAHHEQAGYGIIPGTHGMHTLQMMQKAEPQPPPPPKDECISPPLVEENAGVVNELPPPKKKQQRRQPKSPKPKKPKKANAPCEDGVPKPAPRKRGPKKHVGMVINGIDLDLSRIPTPVCTCTGAQQQCYRWGAGGWQSACCTTTISTYPLPMNTKRRGARIAGRKMSHGAFKKVLEKLAGEGYNLNNPIDLKTFWAKHGTNKFVTIR is encoded by the coding sequence atggacgacgacggcagCTTGGGCATGAGGAATTGGGGATTCTTCGACCCGCCAACAAGGAACAACCTCGGCCTGCAGCTCATGTCCTCGATGCCTGCTGACCGCCGGGACACGAAGCAACTGCTGTCTACTGGCCCCTATGTTCACCAGCACCATCACGTTCATCCGCATGCTCCGCAGCACACCCACCACCATCCGCACCCACACCCGCATCCACGGGATGGCTGTGGCGGTGTTTCGAGCGGAGCACCTGGAGACTCTACTTACATTCCCGTGAACTTTGTGCGCAATGAAGCGTGGCTGCACCAAGCACATCATCCCCGCGAGCCCAAGATTCTCCACGCTATCACTGCAGGGCACTCTGGACATGTTGTGCATGCTGCGCACCACGAACAAGCTGGGTATGGGATTATCCCTGGCACACATGGTATGCACACTCTGCAGATGATGCAAAAGGCAGAGCCTcagccacctccaccaccaaaAGATGAATGCATTTCCCCGCCACTTGTTGAGGAAAATGCAGGGGTAGTAAATGAGCTACCACCtccgaagaagaagcagcagcgccGGCAACCCAAGTCCCCAAAGCCTAAGAAGCCCAAGAAGGCTAATGCCCCATGCGAGGATGGGGTGCCCAAACCGGCTCCGCGCAAAAGGGGTCCGAAGAAGCATGTGGGAATGGTTATCAATGGGATTGATCTTGACCTCTCGAGGATACCTACACCAGTATGCACATGCACAGGTGCACAACAACAGTGCTACCGATGGGGTGCCGGTGGTTGGCAGTCTGCTTGTTGCACCACTACCATCTCAACATACCCGCTGCCAATGAATACAAAGCGCCGAGGTGCACGGATTGCAGGCAGAAAGATGAGCCATGGTGCATTCAAGAAAGTGCTTGAGAAGCTTGCGGGTGAAGGGTACAATCTTAACAACCCAATTGATTTGAAGACCTTCTGGGCCAAACATGGCACCAACAAGTTTGTGACGATAAGGTAA
- the LOC100845918 gene encoding uncharacterized protein LOC100845918 — protein sequence MAVVLAWLNARVVDPMMLVIQRGAEPKQLAFSAALGVTLGIFPICGTTVILCGIAIAVLGSRCNAVTVMVVNFAATPLELSLIIPFLRLGEVMTGSEHFPLTSDAFKKVITGHASKEVLLSIVRAMLGWVIAAPLVLAVLYTMLIPCFKFLVNKFGIIPSSPRTPSKVVLLSPNESESGLGQLLIHGD from the exons atGGCCGTGGTTCTCGCGTGGCTAAACGCCAGGGTTGTTGATCCGATGATGCTAGTAATCCAGAG GGGAGCAGAGCCGAAGCAGCTGGCATTCTCCGCCGCTCTTGGTGTCACTCTGGGCATCTTCCCGATATGCG GGACCACTGTTATTCTTTGTGGAATTGCTATAGCAGTGTTAGGAAGCCGCTGCAATGCTGTTACTGTTATGGTTGTAAATTTTGCTGCCACTCCTCTTGAGCTAAG CTTGATCATTCCTTTCTTGCGTTTGGGAGAAGTTATGACGGGCAGTGAGCACTTCCCATTGACATCTGATGCGTTCAAGAAGGTCATCACTGGCCATGCCTCAAAGGAAGTGTTACTTAGCATCGTTCGTGCG ATGCTTGGCTGGGTGATTGCCGCACCGCTGGTGCTGGCTGTGTTGTACACGATGTTGATCCCTTGTTTCAAGTTTCTTGTCAACAAGTTTGGCATCATTCCTTCAAGCCCCAGGACGCCGAGCAAAGTG GTTTTGCTTTCCCCAAATGAATCTGAATCTGGACTTGGACAATTACTCATCCACGGGGACTGA
- the LOC100846221 gene encoding barley B recombinant-like protein A, with product MDDDGSLGMRNWGFFEPPTRNNLGLQLMSSMPADRDTKQLLSSSPFIHQHHHVHPHAPQHTHHHPHPHPHLHPRDGCGGVSSGAPNDAPSVPMNFVHNEAWMHPAHHPRESKILHAITTGHAGHVVHTVNPDPTGYGIIPGTNGLHTLQMMQKAEPQPPPPPKDECISPPLVEENAGFVTELPPPKKKQQRRQPKSPKPKKAKKAAAPCEDGAPKPVPRRRGPKKHVGMVINGIDLDLSRIPTPVCTCTGAQQQCYRWGAGGWQSACCTTTISTYPLPMSTKRHGARIAGRKMSHGAFKKVLEKLAGEGYNLNNPIDLKTFWAKHGTNKFVTIR from the coding sequence atggacgacgacggcagCTTGGGCATGAGGAATTGGGGATTCTTTGAGCCGCCAACAAGGAACAACCTTGGTCTGCAGCTCATGTCCTCGATGCCTGCTGACCGCGACACGAAGCAACTGCTGTCTAGTAGCCCCTTCATTCACCAGCACCATCACGTCCACCCGCATGCTCCGCAGCACACCCATCACCATCCACACCCACACCCACACCTACATCCACGGGATGGATGTGGCGGTGTTTCGAGCGGAGCACCCAATGATGCTCCTTCAGTGCCCATGAACTTTGTGCACAATGAAGCGTGGATGCACCCAGCCCATCATCCTCGCGAGTCCAAGATTCTCCACGCTATCACTACAGGGCACGCTGGACATGTTGTGCATACTGTGAACCCCGATCCAACTGGGTATGGGATTATCCCTGGGACAAATGGTTTGCACACTCTGCAGATGATGCAAAAGGCAGAGCCTcagccacctccaccaccaaaAGATGAATGCATTTCCCCGCCACTTGTCGAGGAAAATGCAGGGTTTGTAACTGAGCTACCACCtccgaagaagaagcagcagcgccGGCAACCCAAGTCCCCAAAGCCTaagaaggccaagaaggctgcTGCCCCATGCGAGGATGGGGCACCCAAACCGGTTCCACGCAGAAGGGGTCCGAAGAAGCATGTGGGAATGGTTATCAACGGGATTGATCTTGACCTCTCGAGGATACCAACACCTGTATGCACATGCACAGGTGCACAACAACAGTGCTACCGATGGGGTGCAGGTGGTTGGCAGTCTGCTTGTTGCACCACTACCATCTCAACATACCCGCTGCCAATGAGTACAAAGCGCCATGGTGCAAGGATTGCAGGCAGAAAGATGAGCCATGGTGCATTCAAGAAAGTGCTTGAGAAGCTTGCCGGTGAAGGGTACAATCTTAACAACCCTATTGACTTGAAGACCTTCTGGGCCAAACATGGCACTAACAAGTTTGTGACGATAAGGTAA
- the LOC100844584 gene encoding brassinosteroid LRR receptor kinase BRL2: protein MAMDKLFLLLPIVLLLLSSVSSETDDAGALLRFKASVHKDPRNLLSSWQQAASGSGGNGNGTYYCSWYGVSCDGDGRVSRLDLSGSGLAGRASFAALSFLEALRQLNLSGNTALTANATGDLPKLPRALETLDLSDGGLAGALPDGDMQHRFPNLTDLRLARNNITGELSPSFASGSTTLVTLDLSGNRLTGAIPPSLLLSGACKTLNLSYNALSGAMPEPMVSSGALEVLDVTSNRLTGAIPRSIGNLTSLRVLRASSNNISGSIPESMSSCGALRVLELANNNVSGAIPAAVLGNLTSLESLLLSNNFISGSLPATIASCKSLRFVDLSSNKISGSLPDELCAPGAAAALEELRMPDNLLTGAIPPGLANCTRLKVIDFSINYLSGPIPKELGRLGDLEQLVAWFNGLDGRIPAELGQCRSLRTLILNNNFIGGDIPVELFNCTGLEWVSLTSNRISGGIRPEFGRLSRLAVLQLANNTLSGTVPKELGNCSSLMWLDLNSNRLTGEIPLRLGRQLGSTPLSGILAGNTLAFVRNAGNACKGVGGLVEFAGIRPERLLEVPTLKSCDFTRLYSGAAVSGWTRYQMTLEYLDLSYNSLNGTIPVELGDMVVLQVLDLARNKLTGEIPASLGRLHDLGVFDVSHNRLQGGIPESFSNLSFLVQIDVSDNDLTGEIPQRGQLSTLPASQYADNPGLCGMPLLPCSDLPPRATMSGLGPAPDSRSSNKKRSLRANVLILAALVTAGLACAAAIWAVAVRARRRDVREARMLSSLQDGTRTATTWKLGKAEKEALSINVATFQRQLRKLTFTQLIEATNGFSAASLIGSGGFGEVFKATLKDGSCVAIKKLIPLSHQGDREFMAEMETLGKIKHKNLVPLLGYCKIGEERLLVYEYMTHGSLEDTLHLRRHDGDGGSGAPSSLSWEQRKKVARGAAKGLCFLHHNCIPHIIHRDMKSSNVLLDAAMEAHVADFGMARLISALDTHLSVSTLAGTPGYVPPEYYQSFRCTAKGDVYSLGVVLLELLTGRRPTDKEDFGDTNLVGWVKMKVREGTGKEVVDPELLKAAAAVNETEKEMMMFMEIALQCVDDFPSKRPNMLQVVAVLRELDAPPQERLPAVA from the coding sequence ATGGCGATGGACaagctcttcctcctccttcccatagtcctcctcctcctctcctccgtgTCCTCGGAGACGGATGACGCTGGAGCGCTCCTCCGCTTCAAGGCTTCGGTCCACAAGGACCCTAGAAACCTTCTCTCCTCCTGGCAGCAAGCAGCGTCCGGGTccggcggcaacggcaacggcaCGTACTACTGCAGCTGGTACGGGGTGAGctgcgacggcgacgggcgaGTGTCGCGGCTCGATCTCTCCGGGAGCGGCCTCGCGGGGCGCGCCTCGTTCGCGGCGCTCTCTTTCCTCGAAGCGCTGCGCCAACTCAACCTCTCCGGCAACACCGCGCTCACCGCCAATGCCACCGGCGATCTCCCCAAGCTCCCGCGCGCGCTCGAGACGCTCGACCTCTCCGACGGCGGCCTCGCGGGCGCCCTCCCCGACGGCGACATGCAGCACCGCTTCCCCAACCTCACCGACCTACGCCTCGCCAGGAACAACATCACCGGGGAGCTGTCGCCCTCCTTCGCGTCCGGGTCGACGACGCTGGTCACCCTCGACctctccggcaaccgcctcaccGGCGCGATCCCGCCGTCGCTGCTGCTGTCCGGCGCCTGCAAGACGCTCAACCTCTCCTACAACGCGCTCTCCGGCGCGATGCCGGAGCCGATGGTTTCCAGCGGCGCCCTCGAGGTGCTCGACGTTACGTCCAACCGGCTCACGGGCGCGATCCCCCGCAGCATCGGGAACCTGACGTCGCTGCGGGTCCTCAGGGCCTCTAGCAACAACATCTCAGGCTCGATCCCGGAATCCATGTCCTCGTGCGGCGCGCTCCGTGTGCTCGAGCTCGCCAACAACAACGTCTCCGGCGCCATCCCGGCCGCCGTGCTCGGGAACCTCACCTCGCTGGAGAGCCTGCTGCTCAGCAACAACTTCATCTCCGGGTCGCTCCCGGCCACCATCGCCTCCTGCAAGAGCCTGCGGTTCGTCGACCTCAGCAGCAACAAGATCTCCGGTTCGCTGCCGGACGAGCTCTGCGCGCccggggctgcggcggcgctggaggagctccggaTGCCGGACAACCTCCTCACGGGCGCGATCCCTCCCGGGCTGGCTAATTGCACGCGGCTGAAGGTGATCGATTTCAGCATCAACTACCTGAGCGGCCCGATCCCAAAGGAGCTCGGCCGGCTCGGGGACCTGGAGCAGCTCGTGGCGTGGTTTAACGGCCTGGACGGCCGGATCCCCGCGGAGCTCGGGCAATGCCGGAGCCTCCGGACGCTCATCCTCAACAACAACTTCATCGGCGGCGACATCCCCGTGGAGCTCTTCAACTGCACCGGCCTCGAGTGGGTGTCGCTGACGAGCAACAGGATCAGCGGCGGTATCCGGCCCGAGTTCGGCCGGCTTTCGCGGCTCGCCGTGCTGCAGCTGGCCAACAACACGCTGTCCGGAACCGTCCCCAAGGAGCTCGGCAACTGCAGCAGCCTCATGTGGCTGGACCTCAACAGCAACCGGCTCACGGGCGAGATCCCGCTCCGCCTCGGCCGGCAGCTCGGGTCCACGCCGCTCAGCGGCATCCTGGCCGGGAACACGCTGGCGTTCGTCCGCAACGCCGGGAACGCGTGCAAGGGCGTCGGCGGGCTGGTGGAGTTCGCCGGGATCCGGCCGGAGCGGCTGCTCGAGGTGCCCACGCTCAAGAGCTGCGACTTCACGCGGCTCTACTCCGGCGCGGCGGTCAGCGGGTGGACACGGTACCAGATGACGCTCGAGTACCTGGACCTCTCGTATAACAGTCTCAACGGCACCATCCCGGTGGAGCTGGGAGACATGGTTGTGCTCCAGGTGCTGGACCTGGCGAGGAACAAGCTCACCGGGGAGATCCCGGCGTCGCTGGGCCGGCTCCATGATCTCGGCGTGTTTGACGTCTCGCACAACCGGCTCCAAGGTGGTATCCCGGAGtccttctccaacctctccttcCTGGTGCAGATCGACGTGTCTGACAACGATCTCACCGGGGAGATACCGCAGCGTGGGCAGCTCAGCACGCTGCCGGCCAGCCAGTACGCCGACAACCCGGGCCTGTGCGGCATGCCGCTGCTCCCTTGTAGCGACCTTCCACCCAGGGCGACCATGTccggcctcggccccgctccTGATAGCCGCAGTAGTAACAAGAAGAGGTCGTTGAGGGCGAACGTGCTGATCCTGGCCGCGCTGGTCACCGCCGGGCTGGCATGCGCGGCGGCGATCTGGGCGGTGGCGGTGCGCGCACGGCGTCGCGACGTGCGCGAGGCACGGATGCTGAGCAGCCTGCAGGACGGGACGCGGACGGCGACGACGTGGAAGCTCGGCAAGGCGGAGAAGGAGGCCCTGAGCATCAACGTGGCCACCTTCCAGCGGCAGCTCCGGAAGCTGACCTTCACGCAGCTCATCGAAGCCACCAACGGCTTCTCCGCGGCCAGTCTGATCGGCTCCGGCGGCTTCGGCGAGGTGTTCAAGGCGACGCTGAAGGACGGCTCCTGCGTGGCCATCAAGAAGCTGATCCCGCTGAGCCACCAGGGCGACCGGGAGTTCATGGCGGAGATGGAGACGTTGGGCAAGATTAAGCACAAGAACCTGGTGCCCCTGCTGGGCTACTGCAAGATCGGCGAGGAGCGGCTGCTGGTCTACGAGTACATGACCCACGGCAGCCTCGAGGACacgctccacctccgccgccacgacggcgatggcggctCCGGCGCGCCGTCGTCCTTGTCGTgggagcagaggaagaaggtgGCCCGGGGCGCGGCCAAGGGGCTGTGCTTCCTGCACCACAACTGCATCCCCCACATCATCCACCGGGACATGAAGTCCAGCAACGTGCTCCTGGACGCCGCCATGGAGGCCCACGTCGCCGACTTCGGCATGGCCAGGCTCATCAGCGCGCTCGACACACACCTCAGCGTCAGCACCCTCGCCGGCACGCCGGGCTATGTGCCGCCCGAGTACTACCAGAGCTTCCGGTGCACCGCCAAGGGCGACGTCTACTCCCTTGGCGTCGTACTGCTGGAGCTGCTCACCGGGCGCCGGCCCACCGACAAGGAGGACTTCGGCGACACCAACCTCGTCGGATGGGTTAAGATGAAGGTCAGGGAAGGCACCGGAAAAGAGGTCGTGGATCCCGAGCTCCTcaaagccgccgccgccgtgaatGAGACAGAGAAGGAGATGATGATGTTCATGGAGATTGCACTGCAGTGCGTCGACGACTTCCCGTCGAAACGGCCAAACATGTTGCAGGTGGTCGCCGTGCTCAGGGAACTTGACGCGCCACCACAGGAACGATTACCAGCGGTTGCATGA